From the genome of Synchiropus splendidus isolate RoL2022-P1 chromosome 17, RoL_Sspl_1.0, whole genome shotgun sequence, one region includes:
- the zgc:77151 gene encoding AT-rich interactive domain-containing protein 5B, with the protein MEHNAIQWLGAPSCHRGSFTFYKSVSSRTGPDSPVQVWKLGEFYFIRWSPEESPCIAEVTLLWEERTQHHLLASARLYYLPEDTPKGRTREHGEDEVLVVARKMVVRVEDLVRWSCGQPSEWSSSLKLRTPKADGAETQSAADAGSMVGKPLKEEPGELRRVKVLSYPQYCRFRSLQRRIQDAASGPSLEDVHLLALGGLRLQPNTRLMYCREMFHHPTLENSTSFSWQFRSPSLSLRGRPRKKTNRDSRESPSQPDSWLERMKENVMGSVEVGSEGGWLPDPEEQLFLDQLFAFMEHLGSPIHKVPNLGFKKINLFLMYSVVKRLGGYDRVTSERLWKVVYNELGGCPSSTSAATCTRRHYERLMLPYERHLGTGGKLEEIPESSISRKPKGVRGRKPFPRGRKPGSKPKIDAAPSVIRNPDGSVVVKRGRGRPPGKRNKSSGLNKVALPQWGLLPPRAIAPTTALSNPLQVSKPFQAAIFPTHVPLTPDLSPMASPFLPFQTKVVEHKPDPARNVASGVLLPTLPCHVISGSLDNFSPLKSVCPLDVLTNRAGLKKGPALTAQNPTQDHLNIYNIKPTQETPQSPRHQTLHQPHLLHQQNNKDSRTRPPMPPLRVLPLDLDCSVQVRQLMRTRLGSSQFQTFTRRLSEALSQDMSPKNPPSPITPPPDQSLPLNLSKRFLGKRPSTDGQGQQTSPTSPTNKKVKSGTTEPPESIVSGGTGKEDSNVVVKDQEEPADLSSPSRIRAFLLGLPPFQVKLEEDLNGMRLSKFLSAEPGLAVENLVSKEELEANEVKEEVAAGASGNQHLDQKDPTSVDSTTIQVEFVKGDEVERGREVLLDEQTTVLTQSGSLVLTQQS; encoded by the exons ATGGAGCACAATGCGATCCAG TGGCTCGGCGCCCCCTCCTGCCATCGGGGAAGTTTCACCTTCTACAAGTCGGTGAGCAGTAGAACTGGTCCTGACAGCCCGGTCCAAGTGTGGAAGCTCGGCGAGTTCTACTTCATCCGCTGGAGCCCCGAGGAGTCGCCATGTATCGCGGAG GTGACTCTACTCTGGGAGGAGAGGAcacagcaccacctgctggccAGTGCTCGTCTCTACTACCTGCCAGAAGACACGCCGAAGGGCCGGACTCGGGAGCACGGCGAG GATGAGGTTCTGGTGGTAGCCAGAAAAATGGTGGTCCGGGTGGAGGACCTGGTGCGCTGGTCATGTGGACAGCCCtcagagtggagcagcagtCTGAAGCTGAGGACGCCCAAAGCCGACGGAGCTGAAACCCAGTCGGCTGCGGATGCGGGCAGCATGGTCGGCAAGCCATTGAAAGAAGAGCCGGGCG AACTTCGTCGGGTCAAAGTGCTCAGCTACCCGCAGTATTGTCGGTTCAGGTCCCTCCAGAGAAGGATCCAGGACGCAGCCAGTGGTCCGTCTCTTGAAGATGTCCACCTCCTGGCGCTGGGTGGCCTCCGACTGCAGCCCAACACTCGGCTGATGTACTGCAGGGAAATGTTTCACCACCCGACACTGGAGAACAGCACCAGCTTCTCCTGGCAGTTCA GAAGTCCTTCCCTCAGCCTTCGCGGACGCCCTCGGAAAAAGACCAACCGGGACAGCCGAGAGTCTCCGAGTCAGCCGGACTCCTGGCTCGAGAGGATGAAG gAGAACGTGATGGGTAGCGTGGAGGTTGGTTCTGAAGGAGGCTGGCTCCCGGATCCTGAGGAGCAGCTGTTCCTGGATCAGCTATTCGCCTTCATGGAGCATCTGGGCTCACCCATCCACAAGGTCCCAAACCTGGGATTTAAAAAGA TCAATCTGTTCCTCATGTACTCGGTGGTGAAGCGGCTCGGTGGCTACGACAGG GTGACGTCGGAACGCTTGTGGAAGGTGGTGTACAATGAGCTGGGGGGCTGTCCCAGCAGCACCAGCGCCGCCACGTGCACCCGCCGACACTACGAAAG GTTGATGCTTCCGTACGAGCGCCACCTGGGAACTGGCGGAAAGCTTGAGGAAATCCCAGAATCTTCCATTTCCAGAAAACCCAAAGGGGTCAGAGGTCGAAAACCATTTCCAAGGGGAAGAAAACCAGGCTCTAAACCCAAGATTGACGCTGCTCCTTCAGTG ATCAGGAACCCAGACGGCAGTGTGGTGGTGAAGCGAGGCCGCGGGCGACCACCGGGAAAACGCAACAAGTCCTCCGGGCTGAACAAGGTGGCGCTCCCTCAGTGGGGCTTGCTCCCACCTCGGGCTATAGCTCCGACCACGGCCCTCAGCAACCCACTCCAG gtGTCGAAGCCGTTCCAAGCTGCCATCTTCCCCACCCACGTGCcgctgacccctgacctctcACCGATGGCGTCTCCTTTCCTCCCGTTCCAGACCAAAGTAGTCGAGCACAAGCCGGACCCGGCCCGGAATGTGGCTTCGGGTGTGTTGCTCCCCACGCTGCCGTGTCATGTGATCAGCGGGTCTTTGGACAACTTCAGCCCTCTCAAGAGCGTGTGCCCTCTGGATGTTCTGACCAACCGTGCCGGCCTCAAGAAGGGTCCGGCCTTGACGGCTCAAAACCCGACGCAGGACCACCTGAACATTTACAACATCAAGCCGACACAGGAGACCCCGCAGTCCCCCCGACACCAGACTCTGCATCAGCCCCACCTTCTGCACCAGCAGAACAACAAGGACAGCAGGACCCGACCTCCAATGCCCCCTCTTCGGGTCTTACCTCTGGATCTTGACTGCAGTGTTCAGGTCCGACAGTTAATGAGAACTCGTTTGGGTTCTTCTCAGTTCCAGACCTTCACTCGCCGACTGTCTGAAGCCCTGTCACAGGACATGAGCCCCAAGAACCCGCCATCTCCCATCACTCCTCCCCCTGACCAGTCGCTGCCCCTCAACCTCAGCAAGAGATTCCTGGGGAAGAGACCCAGCACGGACGGCCAGGGGCAGCAGACAAGCCCAACTAGCCCCACAAATAAGAAGGTCAAGAGTGGCACCACAGAGCCGCCTGAGAGCATCGTCTCCGGAGGAACTGGCAAAGAGGACTCCAATGTTGTGGTGAAGGACCAGGAGGAACCAGCTGACCTCAGTTCTCCCAGCCGTATCAGGGCCTTTCTGCTGGGTCTGCCACCGTTCCAGGTTAAACTGGAGGAAGATCTGAATGGAATGAGGTTAAGTAAATTTTTGTCTGCTGAACCTGGGCTGGCAGTGGAGAACTTGGTGAGCAAGGAGGAACTGGAAGCGAATGAGGTTAAGGAAGAGGTGGCGGCGGGCGCTAGTGGCAACCAACATCTGGACCAGAAGGACCCGACTTCTGTGGACTCTACAACCATTCAGGTGGAGTTTGTCAAAGGCGACGAGGTGGAGCGGGGTAGGGAGGTTCTCCTGGATGAGCAGACCACTGTTCTCACCCAGTCTGGTTCCCTGGTTCTGACCCAGCAGAGCTGA